A genomic segment from Lasioglossum baleicum chromosome 5, iyLasBale1, whole genome shotgun sequence encodes:
- the LOC143208552 gene encoding leucine-rich repeat and calponin homology domain-containing protein-like isoform X3, translated as MSTISRSTSCWTRFCAQVHDGEIRGLWRQECSPLSITLPHEHAVVNGSCSGTSTPSTISPGEHTSLEDELGKAMILHDQLEKRRLERSTSENGADVRRPMTSGLYHASITPPGPLETSHLSQAQPITANTQSVQPLQTSAANSTSLLNGDEKRPLNHIQTYREYKEALRQQRASEGPSVYRPREQVTPPGNESQSNETDSSNNKEGVPLTGKQIFNEENATKRPVQKVTPSRINYQNTPIINGSNNEYNNKNGKYHEQPYKKPNSPIKTSTSILSSGASPGHTPRLVKTAVGYVEGNKSPSRNGGSPKSPRSVTWNSNVPEKYSFTMRREFERAKEEADLIEQLRNHIETRLKMALPEDLAPALTDGVVLCHLANHVRPRSVASIHVPSPAVPKLTMARCRRNVDNFLEACRKIGVDESVPECSAESDVAFIVPGSHRFAV; from the exons ATGTCGACAATTTCTCGTAGTACCTCCTGCTGGACACGTTTTTGCGCGCAGGTGCACGACGGCGAGATTCGAGGCCTGTGGCGGCAAGAATGCTCGCCCCTTTCGATCACCCTGCCGCACGAGCACGCGGTGGTGAACGGATCTTGCAGCGGCACCTCGACGCCGAGCACCATCTCACCTGGCGAGCACACATCCCTTGAAGATGAACTTGGCAAG GCGATGATACTGCACGATCAATTGGAGAAGAGGAGGCTGGAGAGGAGCACCTCGGAGAACGGCGCCGACGTCAGAAGACCGATGACCTCTGGCCTCTATCACGCGTCAATTACGCCACCAGG GCCCCTCGAAACCTCTCATTTGAGCCAGGCGCAGCCGATCACCGCGAACACCCAGTCGGTTCAACCTCTGCAGACCTCCGCTGCGAACTCTACCTCTTTACTGAACGGGGACGAGAAGAGGCCTTTGAATCATATTCAGACCTACAG GGAGTACAAAGAGGCCCTGCGACAACAAAGGGCTAGCGAGGGCCCAAGTGTCTACAGGCCCCGGGAACAGGTTACACCGCCCGGAAATGAATCTCAGAGCAATGAGACAGACTCCAGCAACAACAAGGAAGGAGTCCCCCTCACTGGTAAGCAGATCTTCAATGAGGAGAACGCTACCAAAAGACCGGTCCAGAAGGTGACACCTTCGCGTATCAACTATCAGAACACGCCTATCATCAACGGTAGTAACAATGAGTACAACAATAAGAATGGAAAGTACCACGAGCAGCCCTATAAGAAGCCTAACTCGCCGATCAAGACCTCGACGAGCATCTTATCTTCGGGCGCTAGCCCTGGACACACTCCTAGACTAGTCAAGACTGCTGTTGGTTATGTGGAAG GTAACAAGAGTCCGAGCAGAAATGGTGGAAGCCCGAAGTCCCCTAGATCGGTCACCTGGAACAGCAACGTGCCGGAGAAGTACTCGTTCACCATGAGAAGGGAGTTCGAGCGTGCCAAGGAAGAGGCTGACTTGATAGAACAGCTGAGGAAC CACATAGAGACGAGGTTGAAGATGGCATTACCGGAGGATCTCGCTCCAGCGTTAACAGATGGTGTGGTTCTCTGTCACCTAGCGAACCATGTGCGACCTAGATCGGTCGCCAGCATCCACGTTCCTTCTCCAGCAGTG CCAAAGCTAACGATGGCGAGATGCAGGCGCAACGTGGACAACTTTCTGGAGGCTTGTCGCAAGATCGGCGTGGACGAG TCAGTCCCCGAGTGCTCGGCTGAGTCGGATGTTGCGTTTATAGTCCCCGGGTCGCATCGTTTCGCTGTTTGA
- the LOC143208552 gene encoding leucine-rich repeat and calponin homology domain-containing protein-like isoform X1 has translation MSTISRSTSCWTRFCAQVHDGEIRGLWRQECSPLSITLPHEHAVVNGSCSGTSTPSTISPGEHTSLEDELGKAMILHDQLEKRRLERSTSENGADVRRPMTSGLYHASITPPGPLETSHLSQAQPITANTQSVQPLQTSAANSTSLLNGDEKRPLNHIQTYREYKEALRQQRASEGPSVYRPREQVTPPGNESQSNETDSSNNKEGVPLTGKQIFNEENATKRPVQKVTPSRINYQNTPIINGSNNEYNNKNGKYHEQPYKKPNSPIKTSTSILSSGASPGHTPRLVKTAVGYVEGNKSPSRNGGSPKSPRSVTWNSNVPEKYSFTMRREFERAKEEADLIEQLRNHIETRLKMALPEDLAPALTDGVVLCHLANHVRPRSVASIHVPSPAVPKLTMARCRRNVDNFLEACRKIGVDEEVLLDADAIMDVGYMDAYGLEALARLVSALLLLRDERANDTEESAADSPRTIQDRVLSAMLLATFLASLVLLYLFPIPD, from the exons ATGTCGACAATTTCTCGTAGTACCTCCTGCTGGACACGTTTTTGCGCGCAGGTGCACGACGGCGAGATTCGAGGCCTGTGGCGGCAAGAATGCTCGCCCCTTTCGATCACCCTGCCGCACGAGCACGCGGTGGTGAACGGATCTTGCAGCGGCACCTCGACGCCGAGCACCATCTCACCTGGCGAGCACACATCCCTTGAAGATGAACTTGGCAAG GCGATGATACTGCACGATCAATTGGAGAAGAGGAGGCTGGAGAGGAGCACCTCGGAGAACGGCGCCGACGTCAGAAGACCGATGACCTCTGGCCTCTATCACGCGTCAATTACGCCACCAGG GCCCCTCGAAACCTCTCATTTGAGCCAGGCGCAGCCGATCACCGCGAACACCCAGTCGGTTCAACCTCTGCAGACCTCCGCTGCGAACTCTACCTCTTTACTGAACGGGGACGAGAAGAGGCCTTTGAATCATATTCAGACCTACAG GGAGTACAAAGAGGCCCTGCGACAACAAAGGGCTAGCGAGGGCCCAAGTGTCTACAGGCCCCGGGAACAGGTTACACCGCCCGGAAATGAATCTCAGAGCAATGAGACAGACTCCAGCAACAACAAGGAAGGAGTCCCCCTCACTGGTAAGCAGATCTTCAATGAGGAGAACGCTACCAAAAGACCGGTCCAGAAGGTGACACCTTCGCGTATCAACTATCAGAACACGCCTATCATCAACGGTAGTAACAATGAGTACAACAATAAGAATGGAAAGTACCACGAGCAGCCCTATAAGAAGCCTAACTCGCCGATCAAGACCTCGACGAGCATCTTATCTTCGGGCGCTAGCCCTGGACACACTCCTAGACTAGTCAAGACTGCTGTTGGTTATGTGGAAG GTAACAAGAGTCCGAGCAGAAATGGTGGAAGCCCGAAGTCCCCTAGATCGGTCACCTGGAACAGCAACGTGCCGGAGAAGTACTCGTTCACCATGAGAAGGGAGTTCGAGCGTGCCAAGGAAGAGGCTGACTTGATAGAACAGCTGAGGAAC CACATAGAGACGAGGTTGAAGATGGCATTACCGGAGGATCTCGCTCCAGCGTTAACAGATGGTGTGGTTCTCTGTCACCTAGCGAACCATGTGCGACCTAGATCGGTCGCCAGCATCCACGTTCCTTCTCCAGCAGTG CCAAAGCTAACGATGGCGAGATGCAGGCGCAACGTGGACAACTTTCTGGAGGCTTGTCGCAAGATCGGCGTGGACGAG GAGGTGTTATTGGACGCGGACGCAATCATGGACGTGGGTTACATGGACGCGTACGGGCTGGAGGCTCTGGCGCGTCTCGTCTCCGCTCTCCTCCTTCTCCGCGACGAACGAGCGAACGATACCGAAGAGTCGGCCGCAGATTCACCCCGTACGATTCAGGATCGCGTTCTGTCCGCGATGCTTCTCGCCACATTCCTAGCCTCCCTCGTTCTGCTCTATCTTTTCCCGATTCCCGACTAA